One Lysinibacillus fusiformis genomic window carries:
- a CDS encoding sulfite exporter TauE/SafE family protein — MDFTFIVVIFLIGFIGSFVSGMVGVGGSIIKYPMLLYIPPLFGLAAFTAHEVSGISAVQVFFASIAGVWAYRKSGYLNKTLILYMGTAILVGSFIGSFGSSMLSEAAVNIVYGVLALIAAVMMFIPKKQIDDKPLDQITFSKPLAASLAFIVGIGSGVVGAAGGFLLVPILLVVLKIPTRMTIATSLAITFISSIGGTVGKIMTGQIDYGPAAVMIVASILAAPLGAKIGGKLNTKALQTILALLILGTAIKTWLDIL; from the coding sequence ATGGATTTTACATTCATCGTCGTCATATTTTTAATTGGTTTTATTGGATCATTCGTATCAGGGATGGTAGGTGTTGGAGGATCCATCATTAAATACCCAATGCTCTTGTATATTCCTCCGTTATTTGGGTTAGCAGCCTTCACCGCACATGAAGTATCTGGTATTAGTGCCGTTCAAGTATTTTTTGCATCGATTGCAGGTGTATGGGCATATCGAAAAAGCGGCTATTTAAACAAAACACTTATTCTTTATATGGGTACGGCTATTTTAGTAGGTAGCTTCATCGGTAGCTTTGGTTCCAGCATGTTATCAGAAGCGGCAGTGAATATTGTATACGGTGTTTTAGCCTTGATTGCAGCTGTGATGATGTTTATTCCTAAAAAGCAAATTGACGATAAGCCGTTAGATCAAATTACATTTAGTAAACCACTAGCAGCGAGCCTGGCGTTTATCGTTGGGATTGGTTCGGGGGTTGTTGGAGCAGCAGGTGGCTTTTTATTAGTACCAATTTTACTCGTTGTATTGAAAATCCCAACACGTATGACGATTGCAACGAGCTTAGCAATTACGTTTATTTCATCGATTGGTGGAACAGTCGGCAAAATTATGACAGGGCAAATCGACTATGGACCAGCAGCGGTAATGATTGTGGCAAGTATACTTGCGGCTCCACTTGGCGCAAAAATCGGCGGCAAGCTCAATACAAAAGCACTACAAACTATTTTAGCACTATTAATTTTAGGTACAGCCATTAAAACATGGTTAGATATTTTATAA
- a CDS encoding cytochrome ubiquinol oxidase subunit I encodes MEEATVFWSRALTELTLSFHIIFATLGVGVPLMILIAQYVGYKKNDMHYTMMARRWARGFTITVAVGVVTGTVIGLQLSLLWPEFMELAGQVIALPLFMETFAFFFEAIFLGIYLYTWDRFKNPKNHILLLIPVAIGASMSAVFITIVNAFMNAPQGFDIVDGELINIQPILAMFTPAMPTKIGHVLVTSYMTVAFILAAIAAYKLLRGENHMYHKKALFMMMKLGVIFSIASALVGDFSAKYLAEYQPDKLAAAEWHFETEEGADLIFFGVLDEGEIKYEIRIPKMLSFLASNDFNAQVIGLDQYPEDEHPPLIIHYFFDIMVAIGMMMIFLSVAYIVGKWRKWQWVESKWFRVLIVLSGPLSLVAIEAGWWLAELGRQPWILYGIMRTEDGATSATGVEYLFIAFAIVYFVLAIGSLVVLHRMFKNNPVEKELAARQGGDSVWH; translated from the coding sequence ATGGAAGAGGCAACTGTCTTTTGGAGTAGGGCATTAACCGAATTAACGTTATCTTTCCATATTATTTTTGCAACACTCGGTGTGGGTGTGCCGTTAATGATTTTAATTGCTCAATATGTAGGCTATAAGAAAAATGATATGCACTACACGATGATGGCAAGACGTTGGGCGCGTGGCTTTACGATTACAGTCGCAGTCGGTGTCGTAACAGGTACAGTCATCGGCTTACAGCTATCGTTACTGTGGCCAGAGTTTATGGAATTAGCAGGGCAAGTTATTGCACTACCGCTATTCATGGAAACATTCGCATTCTTCTTTGAGGCGATTTTCTTAGGAATCTATTTATACACATGGGATCGATTTAAGAATCCAAAAAATCATATATTATTGCTCATTCCTGTAGCAATAGGGGCATCAATGTCAGCCGTTTTTATTACGATTGTCAATGCCTTTATGAATGCACCGCAAGGGTTTGATATCGTCGATGGCGAGCTCATCAATATTCAACCAATTTTAGCGATGTTTACACCGGCCATGCCGACAAAAATCGGGCATGTACTAGTAACAAGTTATATGACGGTCGCATTTATTTTAGCGGCGATTGCAGCGTATAAGCTATTGCGCGGCGAAAACCATATGTATCACAAAAAAGCATTATTTATGATGATGAAATTAGGTGTTATTTTCTCTATTGCTTCTGCATTAGTTGGTGACTTTTCAGCAAAATACTTAGCTGAATATCAGCCTGACAAGCTAGCCGCAGCAGAGTGGCATTTTGAAACAGAAGAAGGGGCAGATTTAATCTTCTTTGGTGTACTAGATGAAGGGGAAATCAAGTATGAAATCCGCATTCCTAAAATGTTAAGCTTTTTAGCTAGTAATGATTTCAATGCACAAGTGATTGGCTTAGATCAATATCCAGAAGACGAACATCCACCACTCATTATCCACTATTTCTTTGATATCATGGTAGCGATCGGTATGATGATGATTTTCCTTTCAGTTGCTTATATAGTAGGGAAATGGAGAAAGTGGCAGTGGGTTGAATCGAAATGGTTCCGAGTGCTGATTGTTTTAAGTGGTCCATTATCACTTGTAGCGATTGAAGCAGGTTGGTGGTTAGCGGAATTAGGACGACAACCATGGATATTATATGGCATTATGCGAACAGAAGACGGCGCGACAAGTGCTACCGGCGTAGAATATTTATTTATCGCCTTTGCGATTGTTTACTTTGTGTTGGCAATCGGTAGTTTAGTCGTATTACATCGCATGTTTAAAAACAACCCGGTTGAAAAAGAATTAGCAGCACGACAAGGCGGTGATTCTGTATGGCATTAG
- a CDS encoding cytochrome d ubiquinol oxidase subunit II, producing MALEILGISVLWLFLFGYVIVASIDFGAGFFNAYSLMRGNDHIVSNIIKRYLSPVWEITNVFLVFFFVGIVGFFPQTAYFYGTILLVPASVALILLAIRGSYYAFESYSGMSGHKGYALAYGVSGLFIPAAFSVILTISEGGFVTMQGDHPVLDYKALLTSPLSWSIVVLSIIAVLYISAVFLTWYAQKAGDHKASELMRKYALTWAIPLIVSGLGIIIELKAFGNWHYAQMVDLSWLFALTGIVFLATVWLLWAKVKYGLAVILLIVQFAIAFFAYGISHYPYLLYPYLTIHDSFTNEAMAIALVVAFVAGLVLLVPSLYLVFKLFVFNKDYVSGKEETHV from the coding sequence ATGGCATTAGAAATACTAGGTATTTCGGTACTTTGGCTCTTCTTATTTGGCTATGTGATTGTCGCATCGATTGATTTTGGCGCAGGATTTTTTAATGCCTATAGTTTAATGCGCGGCAATGACCATATTGTGTCAAACATTATTAAGCGGTATTTATCTCCGGTATGGGAAATTACGAACGTCTTTTTAGTCTTTTTCTTTGTCGGGATTGTTGGATTCTTTCCGCAAACCGCATATTTCTACGGTACCATTTTATTAGTACCGGCTTCTGTTGCGCTTATTTTGCTAGCGATTCGCGGTAGTTACTATGCCTTTGAATCTTATAGCGGTATGAGCGGACATAAAGGCTATGCACTCGCTTATGGGGTGTCAGGTCTTTTTATCCCAGCTGCATTTTCGGTCATTCTAACAATTTCTGAAGGTGGCTTTGTTACGATGCAAGGCGATCATCCAGTTTTAGACTACAAAGCATTGCTGACAAGTCCATTATCATGGTCCATCGTTGTATTAAGTATCATTGCAGTACTGTATATCTCAGCTGTCTTTTTAACATGGTACGCACAAAAAGCAGGAGATCATAAAGCAAGTGAATTGATGCGTAAATATGCGCTTACTTGGGCGATTCCCCTTATCGTTAGTGGTCTTGGCATCATCATCGAGTTAAAAGCGTTTGGGAATTGGCATTATGCCCAAATGGTTGATTTATCTTGGTTATTTGCGCTAACCGGCATTGTCTTTTTAGCAACGGTTTGGCTATTATGGGCGAAAGTAAAATACGGGTTAGCGGTCATTTTATTAATCGTCCAGTTTGCGATCGCCTTCTTTGCCTATGGGATTTCACACTATCCATATCTACTCTATCCGTATTTAACGATTCATGATAGTTTTACAAATGAAGCGATGGCCATAGCACTCGTTGTGGCATTTGTCGCAGGCTTAGTGTTGCTTGTACCTTCTTTATATTTAGTATTTAAGCTATTTGTCTTTAACAAAGACTATGTATCTGGTAAAGAAGAAACACATGTATAA
- the cydS gene encoding cytochrome bd oxidase small subunit CydS, with protein MHDFLNFYAPILVVIVSIGVAFMAALNTKFL; from the coding sequence ATGCATGATTTTTTAAATTTTTATGCACCGATTCTAGTAGTCATTGTATCGATTGGAGTAGCATTTATGGCTGCACTAAATACGAAGTTTTTGTAA
- a CDS encoding DUF4085 family protein translates to MKYFTKEWHELCQKNNIHLHLEEEKQAETFSEEYFQQLYHIELNSWLTLQEEANLILKSNETANRDDDNNYEPFNKEKGIEQFHDNFIHNHMYLKKQLPKTIVKQIADIRVFALDKATRNVINAVTQFCEENERIVTTVIEDYKRYIKENSTLLDIEIDGDFSFHDCKIIKSIKNDKSLKLLLDNKGSYTNIDEVIFENFNIIKQDDLLEDSWWLYEEIYKVNDKYEFHVLLQNKTMDLIDFIISAEQISFISNKNNL, encoded by the coding sequence ATGAAATATTTTACTAAAGAATGGCATGAATTGTGTCAAAAAAATAATATCCATCTGCATTTAGAGGAAGAAAAGCAAGCTGAAACATTCTCAGAAGAATATTTTCAACAGCTTTACCACATTGAATTAAATAGTTGGCTTACTTTACAAGAAGAAGCTAATTTAATATTAAAATCTAACGAAACAGCAAACAGAGATGATGATAATAACTATGAACCTTTTAATAAAGAAAAGGGAATAGAACAATTTCATGATAATTTCATACATAATCATATGTATTTAAAAAAGCAATTACCAAAAACAATAGTAAAACAGATTGCAGATATAAGGGTGTTTGCTTTAGATAAGGCAACTCGTAATGTAATAAATGCTGTAACTCAATTTTGCGAGGAAAATGAAAGAATTGTAACCACAGTAATTGAAGATTACAAAAGATATATAAAAGAAAACTCAACATTACTGGATATAGAAATTGATGGGGATTTTAGCTTCCATGATTGCAAAATTATAAAATCAATTAAGAATGATAAATCCTTAAAATTACTCCTTGATAATAAAGGGAGTTATACAAATATAGATGAGGTCATATTTGAAAATTTTAATATTATCAAACAGGATGATTTGTTAGAAGATTCATGGTGGCTGTATGAGGAAATATATAAAGTGAATGACAAATATGAATTTCACGTCTTGCTACAAAATAAAACGATGGATTTAATTGATTTTATTATATCAGCTGAACAAATTTCCTTTATAAGTAATAAAAATAATCTTTGA
- a CDS encoding tyrosine-type recombinase/integrase translates to MEFEIVQRAIRGDHQAILSLIEMDEDILYRMAFTYLKNEQDALDVMQDLVYKALKKMHTVKQHEYARTWLVRVLINCCKDHLRKRQPTVSIKEHYQVDINDIGQIPNFEEQYNKYKGSGKNISFSTVNHNVALELKFVYYHKLFNYELSLGSLFASYNTNSNKLALFLNEKHPYLHSLLDLDVEKTEKQWIWWLNKKGIRTTQTTTDFRNGELKNKSVVANFFRLVYEKLFNLTDTREEWEKDRWDVRVLNEDYGIKYNPSTTAYLLDFTKIENSVFRQCLKKYIKTRLLGGGKLTWSSARLYLVFVRRFFNFISQIEPEWHDLNGLTRKHIENYLEYLRHYSKNNLKQRNANPKQHMIDNITRVYTFLRDTQRFEYSIAPEKSTSKLLYSEDFPSLDKKSDDDIDYIPDYVLEQLFVNINDLHQDVQPVIWVAFKTGLRISDVLGLTQDCLVRLNGKYSIQTDIEKTYVKGHKIPIDNQLADMIAILIHNSKERSNQDNNPDKYIFVRYNGSRKGKPFSQGWVREQLNKLAFKKNITDEMGNLFHFKSHQFRHTYAVKMLNGGADILTVQELLAHASPEMTMRYARLLDDTKRKEFEKVVKQGVFSFDLNGEVHQVSEVEDIPEDILDIMWKDEKLNALDNPYGTCRARVNGNCPLAAEPPCLTANDGKPCFDLTVGMTSFDVKKYELLIETTTKWIEASEEYGREDMVTANEKNLERYQNIYETIKSGNVIFGRFDRMKRQLERKKKKGVKHG, encoded by the coding sequence ATGGAATTTGAAATCGTGCAGCGTGCTATTCGTGGAGATCATCAAGCGATACTTTCACTTATTGAAATGGATGAAGATATTTTATATCGCATGGCTTTTACCTATCTGAAAAATGAGCAAGACGCTCTAGACGTGATGCAGGACCTGGTTTATAAGGCACTGAAAAAAATGCATACCGTTAAACAGCACGAATATGCCAGAACATGGCTCGTGCGCGTCTTAATCAATTGTTGTAAAGACCATTTGCGAAAACGCCAACCAACCGTTTCAATTAAGGAACATTACCAAGTTGACATTAACGATATTGGTCAAATCCCTAACTTTGAGGAACAATATAATAAATACAAAGGATCTGGAAAAAATATAAGTTTTTCTACTGTAAATCATAATGTCGCTTTAGAACTTAAATTTGTTTACTACCACAAGTTATTTAACTATGAATTGAGTTTGGGCAGCCTTTTTGCTAGCTATAATACCAACTCAAACAAATTGGCCCTATTTCTTAACGAAAAGCACCCTTACCTCCATTCTCTACTCGATTTAGATGTTGAGAAAACTGAAAAACAGTGGATTTGGTGGTTAAATAAAAAAGGTATAAGAACGACTCAAACAACAACAGATTTCAGAAATGGTGAACTCAAAAATAAATCAGTAGTAGCAAACTTTTTTCGTTTAGTGTATGAAAAATTATTTAATCTCACAGATACTCGTGAAGAATGGGAAAAAGATAGATGGGATGTTAGGGTATTAAATGAAGACTATGGAATAAAATATAACCCCTCAACTACGGCATATCTCCTTGACTTCACAAAAATTGAAAATAGTGTTTTTAGACAGTGTTTAAAAAAATATATAAAAACTAGATTACTAGGTGGAGGAAAATTAACTTGGAGTTCAGCGAGACTATATTTGGTTTTCGTCCGAAGATTCTTTAATTTTATTAGCCAGATAGAACCTGAATGGCATGATTTAAATGGTCTTACAAGAAAGCATATTGAGAACTATTTAGAGTATCTTCGACACTATTCAAAAAATAATTTGAAACAAAGAAATGCTAATCCAAAACAACATATGATTGATAACATTACTCGGGTTTATACATTTTTAAGAGATACTCAAAGATTTGAATACAGCATTGCACCAGAGAAGTCAACATCCAAACTACTTTATTCTGAGGATTTTCCAAGTCTTGATAAGAAATCAGATGACGATATTGATTATATTCCTGATTACGTATTAGAGCAACTTTTCGTGAACATAAACGACCTGCATCAAGATGTACAACCTGTCATATGGGTCGCTTTTAAAACTGGTTTACGTATTAGTGACGTATTAGGATTAACACAGGACTGTTTAGTTCGTTTAAATGGGAAATATTCTATTCAAACAGATATTGAAAAAACATATGTAAAAGGTCATAAAATACCGATTGATAACCAATTAGCGGATATGATTGCCATTTTAATACATAACTCCAAGGAGCGTAGTAATCAAGATAATAATCCTGATAAATATATCTTCGTCCGATATAATGGCTCCCGAAAAGGGAAACCATTTTCACAAGGTTGGGTACGAGAACAACTCAATAAACTGGCGTTCAAAAAGAACATTACAGATGAAATGGGAAATCTGTTTCATTTTAAGAGTCACCAATTTCGTCACACGTATGCCGTAAAAATGTTAAATGGCGGAGCTGATATTTTAACGGTACAGGAATTACTGGCTCATGCGTCTCCTGAAATGACGATGCGATATGCTCGTTTACTGGATGATACAAAAAGAAAAGAATTCGAAAAGGTTGTTAAACAAGGCGTATTTAGTTTTGATCTAAACGGAGAAGTTCATCAAGTATCAGAAGTAGAAGACATCCCTGAAGACATTTTGGATATAATGTGGAAAGACGAAAAGTTAAATGCATTGGACAACCCTTATGGGACTTGTCGAGCAAGAGTCAACGGAAATTGTCCATTAGCAGCAGAACCGCCTTGTCTCACAGCAAATGATGGAAAACCTTGTTTTGATCTAACTGTCGGTATGACAAGTTTTGATGTTAAAAAATATGAGCTCCTCATAGAGACTACTACAAAGTGGATTGAAGCATCAGAAGAATATGGTCGCGAAGATATGGTTACAGCAAATGAAAAGAACTTGGAGAGATACCAAAACATTTACGAAACAATCAAAAGTGGAAATGTCATTTTTGGACGTTTTGATCGTATGAAGAGGCAATTAGAACGTAAGAAAAAGAAAGGAGTTAAGCATGGATAG
- a CDS encoding DUF6262 family protein translates to MDSFDRGEQLRQLHELRKQTTKNKVEEAIKRLTKSSKAINFNSVAKEAGVSKATLYNHPELKERIDFLRNQQQKAFVDSRIKRDENNQNAVIASLKRRIEKLEKKNKKLEQENKRLHEKENEKLTDYFMKI, encoded by the coding sequence ATGGATAGTTTTGATCGTGGAGAACAATTAAGGCAGCTACATGAACTAAGAAAACAGACAACCAAGAATAAGGTTGAAGAAGCTATTAAACGCCTTACAAAGAGTTCTAAGGCTATTAACTTTAATAGTGTGGCAAAAGAAGCCGGAGTGAGTAAAGCAACGCTTTACAACCATCCTGAGCTTAAAGAGCGTATCGATTTCTTACGAAATCAACAACAAAAAGCATTTGTGGACTCTAGGATTAAACGGGACGAGAACAATCAAAACGCAGTAATCGCTTCTCTAAAGAGAAGGATTGAAAAGTTGGAAAAAAAGAATAAAAAACTTGAACAAGAAAATAAACGATTACATGAAAAAGAGAATGAGAAACTTACTGACTACTTTATGAAGATATAA